Proteins encoded by one window of Thunnus thynnus chromosome 3, fThuThy2.1, whole genome shotgun sequence:
- the pgam1b gene encoding phosphoglycerate mutase 1b, producing MAAYKLVLIRHGESCWNQENRFCGWFDADLSETGEQEAKRGGQALKDAGYEFDICYTSVLKRAIRTLWHVLDGIDQMWLPVHRTWRLNERHYGGLTGLNKAETAAKHGEAQVKIWRRSFDTPPPPMDEGHDFYQTISKDRRYADLTEDQLPTCESLKDTIARALPFWNEEIVPQIKEGKRVLIAAHGNSLRGIVKHLEGMSEEAIMELNLPTGIPIVYELDKNLKPLGPMQFLGDEETVKKAMAAVAAQGKAK from the exons ATGGCTGCGTACAAGCTGGTACTGATCCGCCATGGAGAGAGCTGCTGGAACCAGGAGAACCGCTTCTGCGGATGGTTCGACGCGGACCTGAGTGAGACCGGGGAACAGGAGGCgaagagaggaggacaggctTTGAAAG ACGCTGGCTATGAATTCGATATTTGCTACACCTCTGTCCTGAAGAGGGCCATCCGCACCCTGTGGCATGTTCTGGACGGCATCGACCAGATGTGGCTGCCCGTCCACCGGACCTGGCGCCTCAATGAGCGTCACTACGGTGGCCTGACCGGGCTGAACAAGGCTGAAACAGCAGCTAAACATGGAGAGGCCCAGGTCAAGATCTGGAGACGCTCTTTTgacaccccacccccacccatgGATGAGGGGCATGACTTCTATCAGACCATAAGCAAG GACCGGCGTTATGCCGACCTGACAGAGGATCAGCTTCCAACCTGTGAGAGCCTCAAGGATACCATTGCCAGGGCACTGCCTTTCTGGAACGAAGAGATTGTTCCACAGAtcaaagagggaaagagggtGCTGATTGCCGCCCATGGCAACAGTCTCCGTGGCATCGTCAAGCATCTTGAGG GTATGTCAGAGGAGGCCATCATGGAGCTGAACCTGCCCACAGGCATCCCCATTGTGTACGAGCTGGACAAAAACCTGAAGCCTTTAGGACCCATGCAGTTCCTGGGAGACGAGGAGACCGTAAAGAAGGCCATGGCAGCTGTGGCTGCTCAGGGCAAGGCCAAGTAA
- the exosc1 gene encoding exosome complex component CSL4 has translation MADRAGCPASPKRPIRINPSLSSQPIDERSTLLENMSPMKLCVPGDKLCSVEDCIPGTGVYMRHGYIYSSLAGYVLRKNEGEELPVISVVRETEAQLLPDVGAIVTCKVTSINPRFAKVHILYVGSTPLKDRFRGTIRKEDVRATEKDKVETYKSFRPGDIVLAKVISLGDVQSNYLLTTAENELGVVVAHSEAGAQMIPISWCEMQCPRTHSKEFRKVARVQPEYLQA, from the exons ATGGCGGACCGAGCTGGCTGTCCTGCTTCTCCTAAGCGACCAATCAGAATCAACCCGAGCCTTTCGTCACAGCCAATCGACGAACGGTCTACTCTTCTCGAAAACATGTCGCCCATGAAGCTGTGTGTTCCAG GTGACAAACTATGCAGTGTAGAAGACTGTATTCCCGGCACAGGAGTGTACATGCGGCACGGCTACATATACTCCTCATTAGCAGGCTATGTGCTCAGGAAGAACgagggagaggag ttACCAGTAATCTCAGTGGTGAGGGAAACAGAAGCACAACTACTACCAGATGTAGGAGCAATAGTCACCTGTAAG GTGACCAGCATCAACCCCAGATTCGCCAAGGTCCACATCCTTTATGTAGGCTCCACACCGCTCAAGGACCGCTTCAGAGGCACCATCAG AAAAGAAGACGTGCGagcaacagagaaagacaag GTGGAGACCTACAAAAGTTTCAGACCTGGTGACATCGTCCTGGCGAAAGTG ATTTCTCTCGGTGATGTGCAGTCTAACTACCTGTTGACTACGGCGGAGAATGAACTGGGAGTGGTGGTGGCACACAGTGAAGCAG GTGCCCAGATGATTCCCATCAGCTGGTGTGAGATGCAGTGTCCTCGAACACATTCCAAAGAATTCCGCAAAGTGGCGCGAGTGCAGCCGGAGTATCTACAGGCATGA
- the knop1 gene encoding lysine-rich nucleolar protein 1 isoform X1 — MFQTDSDEEVIFVSEKSAPKSSGITIDQAKRLALQREIDQESQPKQSAKTLKSQRSVAVERSEGKVKMKMEDEKNENPVKKEKKQKTGQASLAKNKNCAVYDGSLAEVKKEKKKGKRVEAVVDEEESWDGGGEQEKKKKKKKKEKVITDSLNDANGSDVMDGNDGVVNKKKTKKKKLAENENGQDSVQENGEEKSQKKDKKVKNKASQIQPENIKIEEEEENVPKKVKKEKNKMLVASTEETEEHIKERKKKKNKTAEEVEINVTKKKTKAAENGVKLETPEGDVDEVEEVKVKKKKKKEVKTEHKAATKEDESGVETQEIKDNKKKKRAASDKDKPEAAIKEEMEERDKRKDKSAKSEVIIEEGKSKKKGKKEKRKNAVEVSGEEETEPKKKKKRKKADLNGEEPLILKCEEVEEEGQSSETLVTAAGDTSKKNKRKKSSSQEETQVEDVCFETGAKKKKKKIKEEVEDQHELPQVDVVFLSEKTGNTDETTINQERRQALQKEIDKASQPPKPAKPSGFGQWSTAQFDSSEQQQKFLRLMGGFKKSFQPAATSTGGANMAMGKDRQQQLQQKLLGEFERAQSRRMDFNNRGAGLGFTAPSNKKFAIDINACRSVRFDD; from the exons atgtttcagaCGGATTCAGATGAGGAAGTGATCTTTGTTTCTGAAAAGTCTGCACCTAAATCCAGTGGGATTACCATTGATCAG GCGAAGCGACTGGCCCTGCAAAGAGAGATTGATCAGGAGTCCCAGCCCAAGCAGTCAGCCAAAACGCTG AAAAGCCAGAGGTCTGTTGCTGTGGAGCGGTCAGAaggaaaagtgaaaatgaagatGGAGGATGAGAAGAATGAGAATCCtgtaaagaaagagaagaaacaaaagacaggACAAGCCTCTctagctaaaaacaaaaactgcgCTGTTTATGACGGGAGCTTAGCagaagtgaaaaaagaaaagaagaaaggcaAAAGAGTTGAGGCAGTGGTTGATGAAGAGGAGTCTTGGGATGGAGGTGGTGaacaggaaaagaagaagaagaaaaagaagaaggagaaagtaATCACTGACTCTTTAAATGATGCCAACGGTTCTGATGTCATGGATGGAAATGACGGAGTAGTTaacaaaaagaagacaaaaaagaaaaagctggcTGAGAATGAGAATGGACAGGACTCGGTACAAGAAAACGGTGAGGAAAAGAGTCAGAAGAAGGATAAAAAAGTAAAGAATAAGGCTTCACAAATTCaaccagaaaatataaaaatagaggaagaggaggagaatgtGCCAAAGAAggttaagaaagaaaaaaataagatgttAGTTGCGAGCACAGAGGAGACTGAGGAGCACattaaagagaggaaaaagaagaaaaacaaaactgctgaagaagttgaaataaatgtaacgaaaaagaaaactaaagcAGCTGAGAACGGAGTGAAGTTAGAAACACCAGAGGGAGACGTGGATGAGGTTGAGGAggtgaaagtgaaaaagaagaaaaagaaagaagtcaAAACTGAACataaagctgcaactaaagaaGATGAAAGTGGAGtagaaacacaggaaatcaaagacaacaaaaagaagaaaagagcagcaTCAGACAAAGATAAGCCTGAAGCTGCAATTAAGGAGGAAatggaagagagagacaagagaaaagacaaatcCGCAAAGAGTGAGGTTATCATAGAGGAAGGGAagtcaaagaaaaaaggaaaaaaagagaagagaaaaaatgcTGTGGAGGTCAGCggagaagaggagacagagcccaagaagaagaagaagaggaaaaaggctGACTTAAACGGAGAAGAACCATTAATACTCAAATGTGAAGAAGTTGAGGAGGAGGGACAGAGTAGTGAAACTCTTGTGACGGCGGCCGGTGAcacaagcaagaaaaacaaaaggaagaagAGCTCATCTCAGGAGGAAACGCAGGTAGAGGATGTGTGTTTTGAAACCGGcgcaaaaaagaagaagaagaagatcaaAGAAGAGGTGGAAGACCaacat gagTTGCCCCAAGTGGATGTGGTCTTCCTGTCAGAGAAGACTGGAAACACTGATGAGACGACCATCAACCAG GAGAGAAGACAGGCTTTACAAAAGGAGATTGACAAAGCTTCTCAACCTCCAAAACCAGCTAAACCTTCG GGTTTCGGCCAGTGGAGCACAGCCCAGTTTGACAGCTCTGAACAGCAGCAGAAGTTCCTCAGGTTGATGGGCGGCTTCAAAAAGAGTTTCCAGCCGGCTGCGACGAGCACCGGAGGAGCAAATATGGCAATGGGGAAAGATCGACAGCAGCAGTTACAGCAAAAGCTTTTGGGAGAGTTTGAACGCGCCCAGTCGCGCAGAATGGACTTCAATAACAGGGGGGCGGGACTCGGTTTCACTGCACCGTCCAATAAGAAGTTCGCCATCGACATCAATGCATGTCGATCAGTCCGCTTTGACGATTGA
- the knop1 gene encoding lysine-rich nucleolar protein 1 isoform X2, with product MKMEDEKNENPVKKEKKQKTGQASLAKNKNCAVYDGSLAEVKKEKKKGKRVEAVVDEEESWDGGGEQEKKKKKKKKEKVITDSLNDANGSDVMDGNDGVVNKKKTKKKKLAENENGQDSVQENGEEKSQKKDKKVKNKASQIQPENIKIEEEEENVPKKVKKEKNKMLVASTEETEEHIKERKKKKNKTAEEVEINVTKKKTKAAENGVKLETPEGDVDEVEEVKVKKKKKKEVKTEHKAATKEDESGVETQEIKDNKKKKRAASDKDKPEAAIKEEMEERDKRKDKSAKSEVIIEEGKSKKKGKKEKRKNAVEVSGEEETEPKKKKKRKKADLNGEEPLILKCEEVEEEGQSSETLVTAAGDTSKKNKRKKSSSQEETQVEDVCFETGAKKKKKKIKEEVEDQHELPQVDVVFLSEKTGNTDETTINQERRQALQKEIDKASQPPKPAKPSGFGQWSTAQFDSSEQQQKFLRLMGGFKKSFQPAATSTGGANMAMGKDRQQQLQQKLLGEFERAQSRRMDFNNRGAGLGFTAPSNKKFAIDINACRSVRFDD from the exons atgaagatGGAGGATGAGAAGAATGAGAATCCtgtaaagaaagagaagaaacaaaagacaggACAAGCCTCTctagctaaaaacaaaaactgcgCTGTTTATGACGGGAGCTTAGCagaagtgaaaaaagaaaagaagaaaggcaAAAGAGTTGAGGCAGTGGTTGATGAAGAGGAGTCTTGGGATGGAGGTGGTGaacaggaaaagaagaagaagaaaaagaagaaggagaaagtaATCACTGACTCTTTAAATGATGCCAACGGTTCTGATGTCATGGATGGAAATGACGGAGTAGTTaacaaaaagaagacaaaaaagaaaaagctggcTGAGAATGAGAATGGACAGGACTCGGTACAAGAAAACGGTGAGGAAAAGAGTCAGAAGAAGGATAAAAAAGTAAAGAATAAGGCTTCACAAATTCaaccagaaaatataaaaatagaggaagaggaggagaatgtGCCAAAGAAggttaagaaagaaaaaaataagatgttAGTTGCGAGCACAGAGGAGACTGAGGAGCACattaaagagaggaaaaagaagaaaaacaaaactgctgaagaagttgaaataaatgtaacgaaaaagaaaactaaagcAGCTGAGAACGGAGTGAAGTTAGAAACACCAGAGGGAGACGTGGATGAGGTTGAGGAggtgaaagtgaaaaagaagaaaaagaaagaagtcaAAACTGAACataaagctgcaactaaagaaGATGAAAGTGGAGtagaaacacaggaaatcaaagacaacaaaaagaagaaaagagcagcaTCAGACAAAGATAAGCCTGAAGCTGCAATTAAGGAGGAAatggaagagagagacaagagaaaagacaaatcCGCAAAGAGTGAGGTTATCATAGAGGAAGGGAagtcaaagaaaaaaggaaaaaaagagaagagaaaaaatgcTGTGGAGGTCAGCggagaagaggagacagagcccaagaagaagaagaagaggaaaaaggctGACTTAAACGGAGAAGAACCATTAATACTCAAATGTGAAGAAGTTGAGGAGGAGGGACAGAGTAGTGAAACTCTTGTGACGGCGGCCGGTGAcacaagcaagaaaaacaaaaggaagaagAGCTCATCTCAGGAGGAAACGCAGGTAGAGGATGTGTGTTTTGAAACCGGcgcaaaaaagaagaagaagaagatcaaAGAAGAGGTGGAAGACCaacat gagTTGCCCCAAGTGGATGTGGTCTTCCTGTCAGAGAAGACTGGAAACACTGATGAGACGACCATCAACCAG GAGAGAAGACAGGCTTTACAAAAGGAGATTGACAAAGCTTCTCAACCTCCAAAACCAGCTAAACCTTCG GGTTTCGGCCAGTGGAGCACAGCCCAGTTTGACAGCTCTGAACAGCAGCAGAAGTTCCTCAGGTTGATGGGCGGCTTCAAAAAGAGTTTCCAGCCGGCTGCGACGAGCACCGGAGGAGCAAATATGGCAATGGGGAAAGATCGACAGCAGCAGTTACAGCAAAAGCTTTTGGGAGAGTTTGAACGCGCCCAGTCGCGCAGAATGGACTTCAATAACAGGGGGGCGGGACTCGGTTTCACTGCACCGTCCAATAAGAAGTTCGCCATCGACATCAATGCATGTCGATCAGTCCGCTTTGACGATTGA
- the gprc5bb gene encoding G protein-coupled receptor, class C, group 5, member Bb, translating into MAVSPFIIICFLSLTGYGSSHPSPPPRGCSENVEPPYRVLCDLESVWGVVLEAVACSGGLTSVVLSVLLLVKLRSISDPARRSGLGPLLLLLGTLLGLFTISLAFLVGKNQALCVVRRAFWGPLFALCFSSLLVQGVRLRRLVAGKSSPSGSSLAALGLALALVQGIISAEWVLLTVVREGHPACEYPPLDFALTCSYTLGLLLIAMGLSLGVVLCGGEFGAEGAGEEDREEESEKRRWKCNAVWLFLSCLASALLWVAWLGFYLYGSQALRVKGKGERLGGGGKKDVKVLDEPALAVALVIQGWILLLFHAIPEAHLCLRKPPQSNTQDFFDTSQTSPPPHFGDELPAHSHRPFPENQAFALEEHSATLRSGTYHSSHGSMRPGIAFRGHVYQPTEMALVMNGGTMPTAPVNYTGRRLW; encoded by the exons ATGGCTGTCAGCCCTTTTATCATCATCTGCTTCCTATCGCTGACTGGCTATGGCTCATCCcacccttctcctcctcctcgagGGTGCAGTGAGAATGTGGAACCTCCGTACAGAGTGCTGTGTGACCTGGAGTCGGTTTGGGGTGTTGTTCTGGAGGCAGTGGCCTGTAGTGGCGGCCTCACCTCTGTGGTCCTCTCTGTGCTCCTGCTGGTCAAACTTCGCTCCATTTCTGACCCCGCCAGGCGCTCCGGCCTGGGGCCTCTGCTCCTGCTCCTGGGCACACTCCTCGGGCTTTTCACCATCTCTCTGGCCTTCCTGGTGGGGAAGAACCAGGCACTCTGTGTGGTCCGCAGGGCCTTTTGGGGGCCCCTCTTTGCCCTCTGCTTCTCCAGCTTGCTAGTCCAGGGGGTGAGGCTCAGGAGGCTGGTGGCTGGCAAGTCGAGCCCATCGGGCAGCTCCCTGGCAGCGCTGGGTCTGGCCTTGGCCTTGGTTCAGGGGATCATTTCTGCCGAATGGGTCCTGCTGACAGTCGTTAGGGAAGGTCACCCAGCCTGCGAATATCCACCTTTAGACTTTGCTCTGACATGCAGCTACACCCTGGGGCTGCTTCTCATAGCCATGGGGCTTTCCCTGGGGGTGGtgctctgtggaggagagttcGGGGCAGAGGGAGCGGGTGAGGAAGAtagagaagaagagagtgaaAAACGGAGATGGAAGTGTAACGCTGTCTGGCTCTTCCTGTCCTGTCTGGCATCAGCATTGCTATGGGTGGCCTGGCTGGGGTTTTATCTTTACGGCAGCCAGGCACTGAGGGTGAAAGGGAAAGGGGAAAGattgggaggaggaggaaagaaggatGTAAAGGTGTTGGACGAGCCTGCGCTAGCGGTGGCCCTGGTCATTCAGGGCTGGATTCTGCTGCTGTTCCACGCTATTCCAGAGGCGCACCTGTGTCTCCGTAAACCTCCACAATCCAACACGCAAGATTTCTTTGACACCAGTCAGACATCCCCTCCTCCACATTTCGGAGATGAGCTCCCTGCACACTCTCACCGGCCCTTCCCAGAAAACCAGGCCTTTGCTCTGGAGGAGCACAGTGCAA CTCTCCGAAGTGGAACATACCACAGCAGCCATGGGAGTATGCGTCCTGGCATTGCCTTCAGAGGTCACGTCTACCAACCAACTGAAATGGCTCTAGTCATGAATGGTGGCACA ATGCCCACAGCCCCAGTTAACTACACTGGACGACGATTATGGTAA